In Brassica napus cultivar Da-Ae chromosome A3, Da-Ae, whole genome shotgun sequence, the sequence AACACTAATCCCTGGAGTGAAACAAGGACTTGAAGGATGCTAGATGATTTGGGATCCCAGACTTCATTTCCTCTGCCTGTCCACGTATTAAGAAGGCTAAGACAGACCTTGCCTTCTTCATACAGATTGGGGTTCAACCTCCAACCACCAGAATGGTAATGTGCCGACTGCAGAACGAAAAGGCAGAcagaacataattttaaaatggatTCACTTGCGTTGTGTGCAACAAGCAATACTAAAACTAGAAACTCTTACCGGTGGCACACTAGGGTAGTCAGATGGAAGGTGAAAATCAAAAAAGAAGAGACCATCTTGGTATGGTGTTCCATAAGCCCCAGCTATAACCGCCCTTAACAGATCCATTCGATCTTCGTAAACTCGAACAAATATTCCATCTGTTAAAGGTAAATGAATTTCTTTCCAATAAGAAGTTACCAATCATGAAACACTGGTGAATGATTTAACTGCACATCTATACAATCTTACCCGGAAGATTGTTCTGAAGTATTTTCCAGTCTTGATCAACCTTTTTGAACCACCGTCTTTCCTTTGTTTTCTGCAAGTTTGATAAGACACTTTAAGATTCAAACTCAAGTTTCAAATATCAACTGTAACGTGAAGAAACCGTTTTCTACGGGAATCATCTGAAGTGTAAAGTACTTGACCTACCTGCTCATCTGAGCCAAGATAATGGTGGTCCAGAGGATCTTGTGATATATCAAAGCGTTTGAAACTGCAACTATCACTTTCAGAAGGTATTGGCTCTTCAGATTTTTCACCCTCTGATCTTTCCACTGCTTCATTTTCTACAACTGTTCCCTCTAAATCACAGTTATCAGTGGCACTGAAATTTGTAGGACTATGATCATCAAGGAAAGAACCCCTCTCGTGGGAAGAGTTCGTCAATCCATTGTCATCTGTGAGACTAGAACTGGAAGAATCTTCAGCTTTCTGTCCACGTGAAAAGATTCCACTAGCCATTCGAGTCACGAATTCAACTGCAGCTAGTGGGAGAGCTAGGGCACCATTCCTCCCAGAATCATTCTCACCATTGTTTCCTGCATCAGAGTTTTCCTCAAGAAAACTACCCCTTCCAAGATCCTGTAAATCAACGATTCTCATTAATTCGTAGAAAATGATTGTGCAACATAATGTTCTGGGTTTAGGCAAAAAGAACCAGTAACGTTTTCTTTACAAAACAAACCTCTTCAGGAGCACCACCATTGTCGTCGTCTACAGTTTCCCAACTAGCAGCATCACTTGCTTCACTTTCTGCAGCAATTGATTCATCATCGTCCCGACCAACTACATAAATTGCTTGAGGGCCAACCTAGGAGAAACCAAAAGAAAACGaaaagtaaaattaataaatacttagCCTTGTTTGCAGGAAAAGTGCCATCAGTTCAAAAAATAGAAGAGTTTATTCTCGCTCAGAGGCAGAGAGTCTCgtaaaaaaagaactaatttGCATATATTATAGACTAATTCTCATAAAAGTGCCATCAGACCAtcgaaataaaacaaaagagttCTAAACTAGAACATCAAGTGTAGTAAAGCACTCAAACATTTGCACATGTTCCGAATCATATAATGAGGAAAAGCCAGACCAGCAAGGGGTTTGTAAGTGAATAGATTATTTGAGGTGGACGTACCGTTGAGACCATTCCATCAGCCCATGTTACTTCAATATCACCATCCTTAAGTCCAGTAATATTTCCAACCCATGAGAGCTCCGGAATGTTCGTATCAACTTCGTTTTCTTCCTTATCATGGACTTTAGCTTCTTGATGATATTCTGCATCTTGGTGCCCATCGTCTTGCTCTGTTGCCTCAGAAGATGCTGGTAAGGCCATGGTAACAGGTGACAGCCGAACAACAACATCCCCATAACAGTAGTCATAATCGGGATGGACCTCTAGCTCATAAACACTTGCAATTTCTTCCTTGTCAAACTCACGAGGCTCTTCTGCCGTTAGACGCGGCTTCAACCATCTCACAGAAGCAGTACGTTCTTTTGCATTGACGCTTTTAACAACCCCAACACGCTTAGGTTCAGTTGtgttattatcatcatcatctgaagCCTTCTCCACCACATACTGCTCAGGGACAAATTCTTGATCGCCAGGGGTCTCAATCGGAATCAATGTTGTTGCTTCCCGTCTACATTCAACTGTACCATCCTGCCAGGCTACATCAACAAGCGTTCTGCTGTTAACTATCAACAGAGCTCGTTCAAAGCTTTCCTCTTTTTTCTTTACCCTTTTGTCCTTTCTGATAACGAGTTTGCGTATCTTCTTACGATGGAGAGGCCAAGGTTCATGCGCAGGCTCCTTAGAAGTAGAAGAAACAGTAGTTTCTTTTGGCAAAGCTTCACCAGTAATGCCAACAGGCTCACTTTTTTCTTCGCTTAGTTCATCTTCTAAATCGGATTTATTCTGTTCCCGGTCTGCCCTTTTTGCTTGAGAATCATAAAGTCGTAATTTAGAAACATGCTTGTGCAAGGGAATCGTAGCAGACTGATTCACCGATGGAAGAAGGCCCCAGTCACCAACTTGCCAGTTAGCATGAGTGAAAGATGACAACAACGTCAAGTTACTTGGACTCTGCTCCTCAGGTGGGGAGACAGCAGAATCTGGCCCAAAGCCAGCTGAAGCAATCCAGTAGACAAAAATAGATCCAGCGGTGACTTTAGTCACAGTACCTTCTAAGCGATTGGGCTTCCACAATCCAGACAACCAACGGGAACTCTTGAAAACCGACGAGGAGGTTGCTTTGACACGCTGGCCCGGGTAATACGGAAAGTTTGCGTCTTCTTCAAGGTTACTCTGGGAAACAGGTTTGAGTTGAAGAGGCTCAGCACGTAGGACTCTACACATGGATCCATCATCGAACAACACAGTCACATTGTCCAACACATCATCGATCCTACCTAGCCAGGGGCCGTGAACCACGTAATCGCCAACACAAAAATCCCTGACGCGTTTCAATTCTTTTGTTGAGATGTCTTTGTGGGTAGAACCATCCAGAGCCAATAAATCTACCGACATGTCTACATCCACTACTACTCCCACCTGCCCAGTTGGGTCAGAAGATGAAGCAACATAGTCTCCGTGTAAGAAACCACGATCTACAACTGTTACATTGTTCACATCCTGAACTGGCTCGGTGTCGTCCATCCACAGAACACGAATCTGGTCACCCTCAAGAGTACCACATTTGTAGTTTTTCTCTCCACGACCAACATTTTCCTCGTTGGCATTTTTCCCTTCCTCTTCAGccccatcatcatcatcattatcatcgtcctcatcatcatcaccatcatttTCCTCATCGCTAATATCACTTTCAGAGTCAGAATCACCAGCAACTTCACTCACAACCCCAATACTACCTGTCTTGTT encodes:
- the LOC106439825 gene encoding probable ubiquitin-conjugating enzyme E2 23; amino-acid sequence: MEHEQDDPGVDLPLDGSLESEPICDDPSRIDKADDSGSNEHPNIYRHDIVRNNKTGSIGVVSEVAGDSDSESDISDEENDGDDDEDDDNDDDDGAEEEGKNANEENVGRGEKNYKCGTLEGDQIRVLWMDDTEPVQDVNNVTVVDRGFLHGDYVASSSDPTGQVGVVVDVDMSVDLLALDGSTHKDISTKELKRVRDFCVGDYVVHGPWLGRIDDVLDNVTVLFDDGSMCRVLRAEPLQLKPVSQSNLEEDANFPYYPGQRVKATSSSVFKSSRWLSGLWKPNRLEGTVTKVTAGSIFVYWIASAGFGPDSAVSPPEEQSPSNLTLLSSFTHANWQVGDWGLLPSVNQSATIPLHKHVSKLRLYDSQAKRADREQNKSDLEDELSEEKSEPVGITGEALPKETTVSSTSKEPAHEPWPLHRKKIRKLVIRKDKRVKKKEESFERALLIVNSRTLVDVAWQDGTVECRREATTLIPIETPGDQEFVPEQYVVEKASDDDDNNTTEPKRVGVVKSVNAKERTASVRWLKPRLTAEEPREFDKEEIASVYELEVHPDYDYCYGDVVVRLSPVTMALPASSEATEQDDGHQDAEYHQEAKVHDKEENEVDTNIPELSWVGNITGLKDGDIEVTWADGMVSTVGPQAIYVVGRDDDESIAAESEASDAASWETVDDDNGGAPEEDLGRGSFLEENSDAGNNGENDSGRNGALALPLAAVEFVTRMASGIFSRGQKAEDSSSSSLTDDNGLTNSSHERGSFLDDHSPTNFSATDNCDLEGTVVENEAVERSEGEKSEEPIPSESDSCSFKRFDISQDPLDHHYLGSDEQKTKERRWFKKVDQDWKILQNNLPDGIFVRVYEDRMDLLRAVIAGAYGTPYQDGLFFFDFHLPSDYPSVPPSAHYHSGGWRLNPNLYEEGKVCLSLLNTWTGRGNEVWDPKSSSILQVLVSLQGLVLNSKPYFNEAGYDKQIGTAEGEKNSLGYNENAFLLNCKTMMYLMRRPPKDFEELIKDHFRKRGYYILKACDAYMKGYLIGSLSKDASVIDESCSANSNSVGFKLMLAKIAPKLFSALSEVGADCNEFKHLQQQQ